A stretch of Treponema vincentii F0403 DNA encodes these proteins:
- the murQ gene encoding N-acetylmuramic acid 6-phosphate etherase yields the protein MKEIPVTEQRNPASYQIDTKTTAEILTIINNEDKKVPEAVSQAIPQLTRLVDCAVAVFNKGGRLFYLGAGTSGRLGVLDASECPPTYGVSPDMVQGFIAGGDAALRRSIEGAEDDESHGVDQLRSAGFSAADMLVGITASGSAPYVLGALRYARSLGSPTGAISCNKDSRTFELADYPIYLPVGPEIVTGSTRMKSGTAQKLALNMITTTAMIRLGKVYNNFMIDLMPVNAKLVERSKRLINEITGCGEECAARIFEDSGRKIRTAVIMASLRVTKEEAEALLKQGNGNINHALDAYKQEGTSKN from the coding sequence ATGAAAGAAATTCCCGTTACGGAGCAGCGTAATCCTGCTTCATACCAGATCGATACGAAAACTACTGCAGAAATTTTAACGATTATCAATAATGAAGATAAAAAAGTGCCCGAAGCGGTTTCGCAGGCGATTCCGCAGTTGACTCGATTGGTGGATTGTGCCGTCGCGGTATTTAACAAGGGCGGACGACTGTTTTACCTTGGGGCGGGTACTTCCGGCCGGTTGGGAGTGCTCGATGCCTCCGAATGTCCGCCTACCTACGGCGTGTCTCCCGATATGGTACAGGGTTTTATTGCCGGGGGCGACGCAGCGCTTCGCCGCTCTATCGAAGGAGCCGAGGATGATGAAAGTCACGGTGTCGATCAGCTGCGCAGTGCGGGGTTTTCGGCGGCCGATATGCTGGTGGGTATCACCGCATCCGGTTCCGCTCCTTATGTGCTGGGGGCGTTGCGGTATGCCCGCTCACTCGGTAGTCCGACCGGCGCGATAAGCTGCAATAAGGATTCGCGTACCTTTGAGCTTGCCGATTATCCCATTTATCTGCCGGTCGGACCTGAAATTGTAACCGGTTCAACGCGGATGAAGTCGGGTACTGCACAAAAGCTTGCACTCAATATGATTACCACAACGGCGATGATCAGGCTGGGGAAGGTGTATAATAACTTTATGATCGATTTAATGCCGGTGAACGCAAAGCTGGTAGAACGGTCTAAACGGCTGATTAACGAAATTACCGGATGCGGTGAAGAATGCGCCGCACGGATATTTGAGGATTCAGGGCGGAAGATACGGACGGCTGTCATCATGGCCTCGCTGCGGGTAACAAAAGAAGAAGCCGAAGCGCTGCTCAAGCAGGGAAACGGCAATATCAATCATGCGCTCGATGCGTATAAACAAGAGGGAACCTCTAAAAACTGA
- a CDS encoding N-acetylglucosamine kinase — MKRLFFGIDGGGTQSRLGICDEENRLLAQVKSGSTNRYAVGFETACANLRELIQKLKTESGIVLQDCAAGCFASAGMSTEKETEDFRRFFTGEGIRYPLYLCNDALAALAGGTGAAEGIIVVSGTGSIAAGLDKTGKTARAGGLGHLIGDEGSGFRIGLDGIKAAAAALERRGKPTVLTSMLFAHYGVKTVRDLFPFLYTNFDKSQVASFSPCVFQAAQQSDAVAAGILATAAQDLSLLARSVYGALFDGSEIELVFSGGILEHQASFAKLTAAYIVDAVPQVRIIHRRFDPVVGACILARSRRM; from the coding sequence ATGAAACGGTTGTTTTTTGGAATTGACGGCGGCGGTACACAGTCCCGGCTCGGTATCTGTGATGAAGAAAATCGGCTGCTTGCGCAGGTAAAGAGCGGTTCTACCAACCGGTATGCCGTAGGTTTTGAAACAGCCTGCGCTAATCTCCGCGAGTTGATTCAAAAGCTGAAAACGGAAAGCGGTATCGTATTGCAGGACTGTGCGGCAGGCTGTTTCGCTTCCGCCGGTATGAGCACAGAGAAAGAAACCGAAGATTTCCGCCGTTTTTTTACCGGCGAGGGAATCCGGTATCCCCTGTACCTTTGCAACGATGCGCTTGCAGCACTTGCGGGCGGTACCGGAGCGGCGGAAGGTATCATCGTAGTGAGCGGTACCGGCTCCATTGCCGCCGGATTGGACAAGACCGGCAAAACAGCCCGCGCCGGCGGACTCGGACACTTAATCGGGGATGAAGGCTCCGGCTTCAGGATAGGGTTGGACGGAATTAAGGCCGCCGCCGCCGCTCTGGAGCGCCGCGGAAAGCCCACCGTATTGACTTCGATGCTGTTTGCACATTACGGCGTTAAAACGGTACGAGACTTATTTCCGTTTTTGTACACAAACTTTGATAAATCGCAGGTTGCCTCTTTTTCGCCCTGCGTATTTCAGGCGGCGCAGCAATCGGATGCTGTAGCGGCAGGTATCCTAGCAACGGCTGCACAAGATCTATCGCTCCTTGCCCGCAGCGTATACGGCGCTCTTTTTGACGGATCGGAGATAGAGCTGGTATTTTCAGGCGGCATTTTGGAACATCAAGCCTCTTTTGCAAAACTGACCGCCGCCTATATCGTCGATGCTGTGCCGCAGGTGAGGATTATCCACCGCCGCTTCGATCCGGTGGTGGGAGCCTGTATTCTTGCCCGGTCAAGAAGAATGTGA
- a CDS encoding DUF4954 family protein, whose translation MPVRIITSDNFGVNFVNKSFLTSGRDEYTVRFMQNPAEKHRWRPLTFNEVETLIKNGNTCTNWNTFLVEDPFTPSLIKNSLFAGLVRISSLTECYLRYHDFIVPAGITNSKIISCDIGANCAVHDCAYLAHYIVGNTVILSRIDEMAATDHAKFGEGIIKDGEDESVRVTIDVMNEAGGREILPFADMICADAFLWARYRDDAALMAQLKKITQASCDSARGYYGTVGDNAVIKSCRIIKDVRFGEGVYIKGANKLKNLTIRSTIEEATQIGEGVELVNGIIGYGCRVFYGVKAVRFVLGNNCTLKYGARLIHSVMGDNSTISCCEVLNALIFPYHEQHHNNSFLIAAMIQGQSNMAAAATVGSNHNTRGNDGEIIAGRGFWPGLSTTLKHNCRFASFVLLNKGNYPAELDIPFPFSLVSDNLRENCLDIMPAYFWMYNMYALARNNDKFKKRDKRKTKTQKIETEVLACDTAGEIMQAMTLLEHIFETAWTAAGNSPESAQNLLTHKREELKKLPLTAENIEHSARPVKILHGVDSWYAYRDMLVWYGVTVLAQYMDETGTGSTMINRFNVQNGTIPWVNAGGQLIRDDDFNRLRSRIGAGEINSWEEIHVEYGRLWERYPFDRAEHAYSVLCRLAGVSALTGALWQTYLDEALNLNRYIEEQVLITKKKDYINHFRDITYRNRAERDAVLGHVEDNAFVQQSKQDTQRYVELFARARKFI comes from the coding sequence ATGCCGGTACGTATCATAACATCGGATAACTTTGGGGTCAATTTTGTCAATAAATCTTTTCTTACTTCAGGGCGGGATGAATATACCGTTCGTTTTATGCAGAACCCTGCCGAAAAGCATCGATGGCGGCCGCTTACCTTTAACGAAGTAGAAACGCTCATTAAAAACGGAAATACTTGTACCAACTGGAATACTTTTCTGGTGGAAGATCCCTTTACGCCATCGCTCATTAAAAACTCGCTTTTTGCCGGATTGGTGAGGATTTCCTCGTTAACGGAGTGCTATCTGCGCTACCATGACTTCATTGTGCCGGCGGGGATTACCAACAGCAAAATTATCTCCTGCGATATAGGGGCGAACTGCGCCGTGCATGACTGCGCCTATCTTGCACATTATATCGTGGGGAATACCGTTATTTTGAGCAGGATTGATGAAATGGCCGCGACCGATCATGCTAAATTCGGTGAAGGTATTATTAAAGACGGTGAGGACGAAAGCGTGCGCGTTACAATCGATGTAATGAACGAAGCGGGCGGCAGGGAAATCCTTCCTTTTGCGGATATGATCTGCGCCGACGCCTTTTTATGGGCACGCTATCGTGACGATGCGGCGCTTATGGCGCAGCTGAAAAAGATAACGCAAGCTTCTTGCGATTCCGCCCGCGGCTACTACGGTACGGTCGGCGATAATGCGGTGATTAAAAGCTGCCGGATTATTAAGGATGTCCGCTTCGGCGAAGGGGTCTACATTAAAGGCGCCAATAAGTTAAAAAATCTGACAATCCGCTCCACCATAGAGGAAGCTACGCAGATTGGGGAAGGGGTCGAGTTGGTCAACGGGATTATCGGATACGGGTGCCGCGTATTTTACGGCGTTAAAGCGGTACGTTTCGTGCTCGGCAATAACTGTACGCTTAAATACGGCGCCCGTCTCATTCACTCCGTTATGGGGGATAACTCGACTATTTCCTGCTGCGAGGTACTGAATGCACTGATCTTTCCCTACCATGAGCAGCACCATAACAACTCATTCCTGATCGCTGCGATGATTCAGGGGCAGTCCAATATGGCAGCCGCCGCAACGGTGGGTTCAAATCATAATACCCGCGGCAACGACGGAGAGATTATCGCCGGACGGGGATTTTGGCCCGGCCTTTCCACTACGCTCAAGCATAATTGCCGTTTTGCTTCCTTTGTGCTGCTGAATAAAGGCAATTATCCCGCTGAGCTTGATATTCCGTTTCCGTTCAGTTTGGTCAGCGATAACCTTAGGGAAAACTGTCTTGATATTATGCCCGCCTATTTTTGGATGTATAATATGTATGCGCTTGCCCGCAATAACGATAAATTTAAAAAACGGGATAAGCGGAAGACGAAGACTCAAAAGATTGAAACCGAGGTACTTGCCTGCGATACCGCCGGAGAGATTATGCAGGCGATGACGCTGCTGGAGCACATCTTTGAAACTGCGTGGACTGCGGCAGGGAATTCTCCCGAAAGCGCTCAAAATCTTTTGACCCATAAACGGGAAGAGCTGAAAAAATTGCCGCTCACTGCCGAAAACATCGAACATTCCGCCCGGCCGGTTAAAATTCTGCACGGCGTCGATTCGTGGTATGCGTACCGCGATATGCTGGTATGGTACGGGGTAACCGTTCTGGCACAATACATGGATGAAACCGGTACCGGCAGCACTATGATCAACCGGTTTAACGTGCAAAACGGTACGATCCCATGGGTAAATGCAGGCGGACAGCTGATTCGGGATGATGACTTTAACCGGCTGCGCAGCAGAATCGGGGCAGGGGAGATCAATTCGTGGGAAGAAATCCACGTGGAATACGGCCGGCTTTGGGAACGGTATCCGTTTGACCGTGCAGAACATGCCTACAGCGTTCTCTGCCGGCTTGCAGGCGTTTCCGCTCTCACCGGAGCGCTATGGCAAACCTATCTTGACGAAGCGCTCAACCTGAATCGTTACATCGAAGAGCAAGTGCTCATAACCAAGAAAAAAGATTATATCAATCACTTCCGCGATATTACCTACCGGAATCGAGCGGAGCGGGATGCCGTGCTCGGTCATGTTGAGGACAATGCGTTTGTACAGCAGTCCAAACAGGATACGCAGCGGTATGTCGAGCTTTTCGCACGGGCGCGGAAGTTTATATAG
- a CDS encoding SPOR domain-containing protein has translation MIKKTITVLSMLVLSAALIWAVWEGNAAAGSKEDFPSGLFASSDLFPKYTLIEITNLEQNTTSRAVIIGNAGADGVLVKVSPDLAAALSIQEGSTVRVRVSVPPLVAEEGADPVLLSKVEDKPSVSPASSEKPEAEASDTVSSEEAPQKETPQEEAQGIHEEEPVQNEPAPPEVSEPVQPVPAEEEKAAEPVIATEAEPVQPETENAPEKETLPIAEVSEPMPPEPEASEATSTVAEVTETAAQPAQSEDFTEYAWPVREVAAITVPEEATVSHTAETPVREVLPPAEPQPESYTELPVKEVAPIQEPPAEDTEPAADTVETAAIAEAEPGKDTEEPVDEPALIAAEPAAADETVPETEAPIDEAENEAPAEKGEEPQDEPELFASEEPLPEEDNTENETVENYAVLVPSEPKEPIAEDLPLPKEPEKPAPAAAPIITQPAEEPYTASTLKKGSFYVQIGQFKDMLNAQSFVQRYGKQYPVAVEKSPAAKGSDVFYKVYIGPLNKDEQGATLETFQKLGFKDAFLKKAP, from the coding sequence ATGATCAAAAAAACAATAACTGTTTTGAGTATGTTAGTACTAAGCGCTGCACTGATATGGGCAGTATGGGAAGGCAATGCTGCAGCCGGCTCAAAAGAAGATTTTCCTTCAGGGCTTTTTGCATCCAGTGATTTATTCCCGAAATATACACTTATCGAAATTACTAATTTGGAACAAAATACGACATCCCGTGCCGTCATTATCGGTAATGCGGGAGCTGATGGGGTGTTGGTAAAGGTTTCACCCGATTTGGCTGCGGCATTGTCAATCCAAGAGGGCAGTACCGTGCGTGTCCGAGTATCGGTACCTCCGCTCGTAGCGGAAGAAGGAGCCGACCCGGTACTATTAAGCAAGGTTGAAGATAAACCGTCCGTTTCCCCTGCATCTTCTGAGAAACCGGAAGCAGAGGCTTCCGATACTGTTTCTTCGGAAGAGGCTCCTCAAAAAGAGACACCTCAGGAAGAGGCTCAAGGAATTCATGAGGAAGAACCTGTTCAAAATGAACCTGCCCCTCCGGAGGTGTCCGAACCGGTGCAGCCCGTACCGGCTGAAGAAGAAAAAGCCGCTGAGCCCGTAATAGCAACGGAGGCGGAGCCTGTTCAACCTGAAACGGAAAATGCACCGGAAAAAGAGACCCTTCCGATAGCTGAAGTATCCGAACCGATGCCGCCGGAACCGGAAGCCTCGGAGGCGACGTCAACCGTGGCCGAGGTAACGGAAACGGCAGCGCAACCCGCACAATCCGAAGATTTCACCGAATATGCATGGCCGGTACGAGAGGTGGCGGCAATAACCGTTCCGGAAGAAGCTACCGTTTCGCATACCGCAGAGACTCCTGTTCGGGAAGTTTTGCCCCCGGCCGAACCGCAGCCGGAATCTTATACCGAATTACCCGTTAAAGAAGTTGCCCCTATCCAAGAACCTCCTGCGGAAGATACGGAGCCGGCGGCTGATACGGTAGAAACGGCCGCTATTGCAGAGGCCGAACCCGGAAAGGATACAGAAGAGCCGGTAGATGAACCGGCTTTAATTGCCGCCGAACCGGCAGCTGCCGATGAAACTGTCCCCGAAACGGAAGCGCCCATAGACGAAGCGGAGAATGAAGCCCCAGCAGAAAAAGGCGAAGAGCCTCAGGATGAGCCGGAACTTTTTGCCTCCGAAGAACCTCTCCCCGAAGAAGATAACACGGAGAATGAAACCGTCGAAAATTATGCTGTACTTGTGCCGTCCGAACCGAAGGAGCCGATAGCTGAAGATCTTCCGCTGCCCAAAGAACCGGAAAAACCGGCGCCGGCTGCAGCACCTATTATTACGCAACCGGCCGAAGAACCCTATACCGCGAGCACCTTAAAAAAAGGCTCGTTTTATGTGCAGATCGGTCAATTTAAAGATATGCTGAACGCACAGAGTTTTGTGCAGCGGTACGGCAAACAGTATCCCGTTGCCGTGGAAAAATCTCCCGCGGCGAAAGGTTCCGATGTTTTTTATAAGGTGTATATCGGACCGCTGAACAAGGACGAACAGGGAGCAACCTTGGAGACTTTCCAAAAATTGGGCTTTAAAGACGCGTTTTTGAAAAAGGCTCCTTAA
- a CDS encoding HAD hydrolase-like protein — MDFQRKKDFLVCIDSDGCAMDTMNLKHYRAFGPELVKIFNLQDHAEPILHYWNKVNLFSKKRAINRFKGFFEVCRYIDKHFIPVDGLAVYEDFLNSGGKLSNEGIRLAYQTSGHPIFALAEQWSINVNKAIASIPLEDRIPFPYVYEAVEAVHAVADIAVVSSAHNAAVTAEWEQAGLTKFVTGIFTQESGSKKQVIASLVQTGGYGSGCMLKLGDAPGDLQAAQGNGVFFYPIIPEKEAGSWQQFKDTYLRLFIDGRYAEQERQLIDRFYSELED; from the coding sequence ATGGATTTCCAACGGAAGAAGGATTTTTTAGTCTGTATCGATAGCGACGGCTGTGCTATGGATACGATGAACCTCAAGCATTACCGCGCTTTCGGGCCGGAGCTGGTAAAAATATTCAATTTACAGGATCATGCGGAACCGATACTGCACTATTGGAATAAAGTAAACCTGTTCAGCAAAAAACGCGCAATCAACCGCTTTAAGGGCTTTTTTGAAGTATGCCGGTATATCGATAAGCATTTTATTCCCGTCGACGGATTGGCAGTGTATGAGGACTTCTTAAATTCCGGCGGAAAGTTATCGAACGAAGGTATCAGGCTGGCGTATCAAACTTCCGGGCATCCCATTTTCGCGCTTGCCGAACAATGGTCGATAAATGTAAATAAGGCTATCGCTTCCATACCGTTGGAAGATAGGATTCCTTTCCCGTATGTCTACGAAGCCGTCGAGGCTGTCCATGCCGTTGCCGACATAGCGGTTGTCAGTTCCGCTCATAATGCGGCCGTTACTGCCGAATGGGAGCAAGCCGGTTTAACAAAGTTTGTTACCGGTATCTTTACCCAAGAAAGCGGCAGTAAAAAACAGGTGATTGCGTCATTGGTGCAGACCGGCGGTTATGGCAGCGGATGTATGTTAAAACTCGGAGACGCTCCCGGCGATTTACAGGCAGCTCAAGGTAACGGAGTGTTTTTTTATCCGATAATTCCCGAAAAAGAGGCGGGAAGTTGGCAGCAGTTTAAGGATACCTATTTACGTCTTTTTATTGACGGACGGTATGCGGAACAGGAGCGGCAGCTTATCGATCGGTTTTATTCGGAACTGGAAGACTAA
- a CDS encoding sigma-54-dependent transcriptional regulator, which translates to MKFKILVIDDEKNIREGLQMALEDEGYEVLTAEDGTDGLQKALSEVVDLVITDLRMPGVGGQEILRRVTSETPGVPVIVLTGHGTVEAAVEAMRMGAYDFLTKPLDLDRLSLLVKRALQNRELVLQHRELVEQMQSDKTFEHIIGKSAAMEHVFEMIRKVAPSRASVLITGESGVGKELIASAIHNLSPRKNKSYVKVHCAALAESLLESELFGHEKGAYTGAVSQKRGRFELADGGTIFLDEIGEINQSLQIKILRVLQEKQFERVGGEKSITVDTRLITATNRDLEKEVAAGTFRSDLYYRLNVVHIHVPPLRERKEDIPLLIAAFIKEFTEENAKHIAAIEPKARAALYAYDWPGNIRQLRNCLESAVVMSSDDTIRLSDLPEPVREAEQSASVRIQIGTPLAEAERHIIMETLAAYNGNKSKTADVLGIGRKTLHRKLDEFAAGAGESSGEE; encoded by the coding sequence ATGAAGTTTAAAATCTTAGTCATCGACGACGAAAAAAACATCCGCGAAGGGCTCCAAATGGCGCTTGAGGATGAAGGTTACGAGGTATTGACCGCGGAAGACGGAACAGACGGACTGCAAAAAGCCTTGTCGGAGGTGGTAGACCTCGTTATCACCGATCTTCGAATGCCGGGTGTCGGCGGACAGGAAATCCTACGCAGGGTAACTTCGGAAACGCCGGGCGTACCGGTTATCGTGCTGACGGGACACGGCACCGTCGAAGCCGCCGTCGAAGCGATGCGCATGGGTGCTTATGATTTTTTAACCAAGCCGCTCGACCTTGACCGGCTTTCGCTGTTAGTTAAGCGGGCACTGCAAAACCGGGAACTGGTGCTGCAGCACCGTGAGCTCGTGGAGCAGATGCAGTCGGATAAAACCTTCGAGCATATCATCGGAAAAAGCGCGGCGATGGAGCACGTCTTTGAGATGATTAGAAAGGTCGCGCCCTCCCGCGCCTCCGTGCTCATCACGGGGGAAAGCGGCGTCGGCAAGGAACTGATCGCGAGCGCAATACACAACCTTTCTCCGCGGAAAAACAAAAGCTATGTAAAGGTACATTGCGCCGCGCTTGCGGAAAGCCTACTGGAAAGCGAGCTGTTCGGGCACGAGAAGGGCGCATATACCGGCGCGGTCAGTCAAAAACGGGGACGCTTTGAACTCGCCGACGGAGGCACAATCTTTTTGGATGAAATCGGGGAAATCAATCAGAGTTTGCAGATAAAAATACTGCGCGTACTGCAGGAAAAACAGTTTGAGCGGGTCGGCGGAGAAAAGTCCATCACGGTAGATACCCGGCTTATCACCGCGACCAACCGCGACCTTGAAAAGGAGGTCGCTGCCGGTACGTTCAGAAGCGATCTTTACTACCGCCTGAATGTCGTGCACATCCACGTGCCGCCGCTGCGGGAACGCAAAGAAGATATTCCGCTGCTGATTGCCGCCTTTATCAAAGAATTTACGGAAGAAAACGCAAAACACATTGCCGCCATCGAGCCGAAAGCCCGCGCGGCGCTCTACGCCTACGATTGGCCCGGCAATATCCGGCAGCTGCGGAACTGTCTGGAAAGCGCTGTGGTGATGAGCTCGGACGATACCATCCGCCTATCCGATTTACCGGAGCCGGTACGCGAAGCGGAACAAAGCGCTTCCGTCCGCATCCAAATCGGGACTCCCCTTGCCGAAGCGGAACGGCATATCATCATGGAAACCCTCGCAGCCTATAACGGAAATAAATCGAAAACCGCCGACGTGCTCGGCATCGGGCGTAAAACCCTGCATAGAAAGCTTGACGAATTTGCTGCCGGCGCAGGAGAAAGCTCCGGAGAAGAATAA
- a CDS encoding two-component system sensor histidine kinase NtrB, producing MSRALRKLPRMNDSQLRSFIQLIADDYALFDAMMDSLTSGVIILDSNHAIIKTNRAASRILGIPLSESPDRPLWASISDTKLADFIHTVIKSEEAITAEEFIIVADEGNQYIEISVLPLVKEKRVRGTIITVEDITQRKREEINNRRLENLASLTNLAAAVAHEIKNPLAAISIHVQLLRKNFKACNLEINAKAQKHLDVVEEEIERLNKIVVDFLFAVRPLQCEFAPVDVNELIKNLFATFQEEFSAAGITFVSQLDSELPVIQADERFLRQALMNILTNAKAAMMPAGGELGVTTRFDEEKVYITVTDTGKGIPPDILHKIFEPYFTTKPDGSGLGLTMTYKVIKEHGGDIQVHSEVGSGTRFTLMLPITRSEKPLLIEARSTQSTAGTSSAGISPLGEHKA from the coding sequence ATGAGCCGCGCGCTGCGAAAATTGCCGCGTATGAACGATTCGCAGTTGCGCTCTTTTATTCAGCTGATTGCCGACGACTATGCGCTGTTCGATGCAATGATGGATTCGCTTACAAGCGGCGTTATCATTTTAGATTCCAACCATGCGATTATAAAAACAAACCGCGCGGCCTCGCGTATTCTCGGCATTCCGCTTTCCGAAAGTCCCGACCGTCCGCTGTGGGCATCCATTTCCGATACCAAGCTGGCGGATTTTATTCATACGGTCATAAAAAGTGAAGAAGCCATAACGGCGGAAGAATTTATCATCGTTGCCGACGAAGGAAATCAATATATTGAAATTTCGGTGCTGCCGCTCGTAAAAGAAAAAAGGGTGCGTGGCACGATTATTACCGTTGAAGATATTACGCAACGGAAACGCGAGGAAATCAATAACCGTCGGCTTGAAAACCTTGCAAGCCTTACCAACCTTGCGGCGGCGGTTGCTCACGAAATAAAAAATCCGCTTGCGGCCATCAGTATCCACGTGCAGCTGCTGCGGAAAAATTTTAAAGCGTGCAATTTGGAGATTAATGCAAAGGCGCAAAAACACCTTGATGTAGTAGAAGAAGAAATCGAGCGGTTAAATAAGATTGTAGTGGATTTTCTCTTTGCCGTCCGTCCGCTCCAATGCGAATTTGCGCCGGTCGATGTCAACGAACTGATCAAAAATCTTTTTGCAACCTTTCAGGAAGAATTTTCCGCGGCGGGCATTACGTTTGTTTCTCAGCTCGACAGCGAGCTTCCGGTTATTCAAGCGGACGAACGTTTTTTACGCCAAGCGCTGATGAATATCCTGACCAATGCCAAGGCCGCGATGATGCCTGCGGGCGGGGAGCTCGGCGTTACAACGCGGTTTGACGAAGAAAAAGTATACATCACCGTTACCGATACCGGTAAAGGTATTCCGCCTGACATACTGCATAAGATTTTTGAACCGTATTTTACGACAAAGCCGGACGGCAGCGGCCTCGGGCTTACCATGACATACAAGGTGATTAAGGAGCACGGCGGCGATATTCAGGTGCATTCGGAAGTCGGCAGCGGTACCCGCTTTACCTTGATGCTGCCTATTACCCGAAGCGAAAAGCCTCTTTTAATTGAAGCGCGTAGTACACAAAGTACCGCCGGGACATCGTCGGCCGGGATATCGCCGCTTGGGGAGCATAAAGCATGA
- the folK gene encoding 2-amino-4-hydroxy-6-hydroxymethyldihydropteridine diphosphokinase gives METIILGLGSNRGDSKEILTGAIKLLTSFLQDVRTSSVYITKPQDYTDQDDFYNMVVAGFYAGSPSSLLKAVQQVEAAYGRNRKYEIPKGPRTLDIDILFLGAQVITLDNPPLIIPHPAVYRRAFALIPLLELYPDYIDPITQQPLAAALAALPDQGVRKSNWTL, from the coding sequence ATGGAAACAATTATATTGGGACTCGGCTCCAATCGCGGAGATTCAAAAGAGATCCTTACAGGGGCAATTAAACTGCTCACATCATTTTTACAGGATGTCCGTACTTCATCTGTTTATATTACAAAACCGCAGGACTATACCGATCAAGACGATTTTTACAACATGGTTGTAGCTGGGTTTTACGCAGGTAGTCCTTCTTCGCTGCTTAAAGCGGTGCAGCAGGTTGAAGCAGCTTACGGCAGAAATCGAAAATACGAGATTCCGAAAGGCCCTCGTACACTCGACATCGATATTCTCTTTTTAGGTGCGCAAGTAATTACACTTGATAATCCGCCGCTCATTATTCCTCACCCCGCAGTATACCGGCGAGCCTTTGCACTTATTCCGCTGCTGGAACTCTATCCCGATTATATTGATCCTATTACTCAACAGCCTTTAGCCGCTGCACTCGCTGCCCTGCCGGATCAAGGTGTACGAAAAAGTAATTGGACGCTCTAA
- the rnhA gene encoding ribonuclease HI: MTAKIKLYTDGACSQNPGPGGWAFVMILKDIQGGQPEQELLRGSGGEKLTTNNRMELLAVIQALTAYQEKILPRYADCPVTLHTDSQYVQQGISSWIKKWKLNGWRTAAREPVKNQDLWQQLDSLASQISLEWMWVKGHAGNRYNELCDTLAVEAAKQAK, from the coding sequence ATGACAGCAAAAATTAAATTGTACACCGATGGAGCATGCTCTCAAAACCCCGGTCCGGGGGGCTGGGCATTTGTGATGATTCTGAAAGACATTCAAGGCGGACAGCCGGAGCAGGAATTGCTGCGGGGTTCCGGCGGGGAAAAATTGACTACGAACAATAGAATGGAATTGCTTGCGGTTATTCAAGCGCTTACAGCCTATCAGGAAAAGATATTACCCCGCTATGCCGATTGTCCGGTAACGCTGCATACGGACTCTCAATATGTGCAGCAGGGAATTTCTTCGTGGATAAAAAAGTGGAAGCTGAACGGCTGGAGAACAGCCGCCAGAGAACCGGTAAAAAACCAAGACCTTTGGCAGCAGCTCGATTCGCTTGCCTCCCAGATCAGCCTTGAATGGATGTGGGTAAAGGGACATGCCGGCAACCGCTACAATGAGCTGTGCGACACCCTTGCCGTAGAAGCGGCAAAACAAGCGAAGTAA